TCCACTACGTCCCTCTGATCAAAAACCTACGCGGGGGAGATTCCATTGTGCTCTTTTTTAAACTGGATTCCAACGAGTTAACCCGTCGAACGAAGCGCCAGCTCAAAATCGTAGCCAAGCTCCTCAAAGCTTCTGCAGACAAAAAACTCACGATTTCCGGCCACACAGACGCTTTGGGATCGGATTCATACAACCTCAAGCTCTCGCGCAAACGAGCAGAAGCCGTTGTCCAATTTCTCACCGAAGTAGGAGTGCCCGCTCAACAAATGCAAATCACAAGCCACGGCAAATCCCAACCCCGGCAACCCAATACCACGGATGACGGCCGCCGGGCCAACCGCCGGGCTGAAATCATCCTCGACTTTTAACCCCCGCCGCCACCAATGAAACAACGCCTCATTCATTTTGGAGTCGCATTCCTTTTTGTTGCAATAGCAGTGCTGATTGCCCGTGAGTTTTTAAAACCTGCCGTCGATACCGAGCGCCCGATCAAATCTCTCACCTCGCATCAGGATGCCGATGCCCCACTCGGCTTCCCAGTAAACGACCAACCGGCACCTTTTGACTCCCGCTTTATCCAGCTTAGTGGGTTTGAACGAACACTCATACCGAAGGTCTCACGGATGAGCCAACCCATGGGAACCGAGCATGGAGCGTTAACCTACAACGCGCAGCCATTTTGGGCTGACAACCCTGCACGCGGCGGCCACCACACCGGAGATGATTTAAATGGGATCGGCGGAATGAATACCGACCTGGGTGACCCAGTCTACGCCATCGCCAACGGCCTCGTGATCTACCGTGGTGAACCATCACTTGCCTGGGGAAACACCCTGATCATTGCCCACCGAACACCGGAAGGTGAAGTCATTCAATCCATGTATGCCCACCTGGACCAACTCCACCTTGCCTACGGAGATGTTGTTTACCAAGGGCAAACCATTGGCACCGTCGGAACGGCCAACCTCAACTACCCGGCTCACCTGCACTTTGAGATCCGGAAAAGTTCGAGCTCTCACATAGGTTATGGCTATGGACCGTCCCCAGGCACCAGGCAAAATCCGAATGAAACTTTAGCTAAATACCGGGGTTTAATCGAAGATGCGTTCTATGCCGCCCCCCTACAAACCACTCTGGATGAGCAGCTTAATCAACAACGAATAAAAAACCTCATTCCTACACAATAAAAAACCCAAGATTTTACGGCCCCGAACGTTACATTGCTATTGCACGCGATCCAAACCTCCGTTAGAGGCCTTCTCAAACCTGCACACCATGAGTTCCGATCCATCTCCCTCTGATTTTACACCGCCGACCATAGAGGAAATTTCCAAGCTGCTACCGGCATACGAGGTCCTGTCTTTTATCGCAAAGGGAGGGATGGGTGCAGTGTACCTGGCAAACCAAAAATCCCTGGACCGCCCCGTCGCCATTAAAATTTTGCCCCGCCACTTTGGTGAAGATGCTGAATTCCGGGCATCCTTCGAGGCTGAAGCCAAAAGCATGGCCAAGCTCAACCACCCAAACCTGATTGGCATCTACGATTTTGGTCAGGTTGACGGCATGCTCTATATCATCATGGAAATGGTTCAGGGAAAATCCCTGTATCATTCAGCCTACGGCAAAACCATTGACTCGGCAGAAGCTGCCCGCATTGTCCGTGATATTTGTAGAGGGCTGTCCAATGCCCACAAACACGGTATCCTCCACCGTGATATCAAACCTGCCAATATTCTCCTCGATCCATCAGCCTCCCCAAAAATTGGAGACTTCGGCTTGGCCCGCCCAGTGGGAGAACACGAAAAAGACTCCGCTTTTGGAACCCCAGGATACACTGCGCCCGAAGTCCTGCACAATCCTCAGGCTGTTGACGAAAGCACCGACATCTATGCCGTCGGGATTCTACTCTACGAGCTACTCACCAGCGAACTCCCGGAACGTGCGTATTCCCCGGTTGCAACACGCTGCCACTGCAACCCTAAATTCGACCAAATCATCCGCAAGGCGATTCACCCAACCCCTGCGCTCCGCTTCCGCTCGGCTGAAGCCATGGCCGATGCCCTCGAGCCCTTAACCAAGGAAGATAAAACCAACAATCCCCTACTCACAGCAAACCAGCCGGCAGGATCCGCTGGAGGCCCAAAGTCTCTGGTAACGGCAACTACATCCAATGCCCCGCTGCAGACCCAATCTGGAAGCTCTGCCCCCACGGGCAATGGACCGGCGACCCCAATGCCACAGGTCAAAGTAGGGTCAAACGTCCCATTCATTCGAAATATCATCATTATTATCGCGCTGCTTGCCGCCATCGTGGTCGCTTGGGAAGGACTCAAACAAGTCAAAATCCATCGCGCAAATAAACAGGCAAAGCTGGAGCAGAAAAAAGAAGAAGAGAAACTGGAAAAAGAACGCCAACGCAAGGAACTAGCCGCGGCCAGAGCCAAGGCCAGAGCCGACGCCGCCGCGCAAGCTGCCAAGGCTGCACAAAAAACCCCACTGCCACCCGTCAAAGTCGAAACCCCGCGCGAAGCACTCAGCCGCCTGCGCCCACAACTGATACAAGGAAATTTCAACGCTCTACCCAAAGGGTCTCTTCGTCGCGACACATCCTCCTATTTCTTTGTCTCAGAAAAAATGACCTGGCACGCGGCCAGAGCCTTCTGCGAATTCCACGGTGGTCACCTGGCAACCACTCCGGCCCAAAGCGATCTAGCCTGGTTATGCTCCCAACTGGGTTCGGGCGACAGCATTTGGTTAGGTGCTGGCTGCGCGGGCAGAAAGCAATGGACATGGATCGATGGATCCCCATGGACATTCAATACCCGATCGTCATCTAACTCCGTTGGAGTCACCGTGGATGACACCGAAGTTCTCATGCCTGTTCGCATGGACGAAACCCGTTCTTTTTTTATCGAGTGGAACAAACAAAGCCAACAATCTGCAACGATCGAAAGTCAGCTCAAACGCTGCGCCGATTCCATCCCGTCTGGCTCGCCTGAATTTCCGGCAGGAACCGTTACTTATGACGGACGCAACTACCTGCTTGTGGGAGAACCAGGCAACTGGACAAATGCCCGCAGACTGGCCCAACTGGCGGGAGGAGTCCTCGCAGTCCCATCCAACGCCGATGAAAACCAATGGCTGCTGAGTTTTGCAGCTAAATCGGTCAGAGCCGACGAAGCATGCTGGATCGGCGGCTTCCGATCATCGGGGAAAACCTGGCAATGGGCGACAGGCGAACCATGGAGCTTCGCACATTGGGCCCCGGGCGCACCCGACACCGATACATCCTACGATGCGGCATGTGGCGTGACCCGTGACGAACAATGGCAAGACTTTCCGGCCGATACCGAACATCCCTTTTTCCTGATCGAATGGAGCCAAGACAACCAAGGGCACAAAGCAGTGAAGACAAACGTCCAGCCAACTTCGGGCCTCGCCCCCAAACAAAAAAAGTGCGCCGTCTTGATTGAAACCATCAAGAAAAAATACGAGAAGCTCTTCACTTCTAACATCAAAGGATACGAGGCCGACCTCAGATCCTTCCAACGCAGCCTACCAAAAAGCCAACAAACGGCCTACACTGCCGGAATTCTTGAAATGCAAAGTCGCTACGTGAACAACCGCATCCCCGATGACCTGTCACGCATCAACATGCCAGCCAAGTTGCAAAAAATCCTGGACTCCCGGCTAGCAAAACAAACGCGCCACAGTTCAGATTACTACAACGAAACTGAGACCATCCGGGAAAAATACAGAATCAGCCTGTTTAAAACCGCCGAGGAACTCAAAGCCAAAGGGCTGACCTCCAGTCTCAGAGAGGTCGAAAAAGAACTCGAAAATACAAAGACCAAAGGGACTTCATTTGTTGACTACATTCTAGAATCTTCATAAGGCCCTCAAACCCCATGATTGTTTGAAAACCTTTCAATAACCCATACAATCAACAATGGCGTATTTTTATGGTTTTTGCCTTGCCCCGCAAGGGTTCCAGCCAGTAGTTTTGAATTACACATCAACGGTGCTGATATGTGAGATTCCTCCAATCACTCGGCAGCGTCAGGAACGGTTCCGAACTGAGCTCATTACAATATCTCATCAGGTATCATCCTTATGAGGCCCCGCCCGGCCCACCCGCCGGAAAGGTCCGAATCACCCCGTCTTGCAACATAAGCAATGGCGCTGAATGATAGTCAATACCATGACGCCTTATCCCGAATCCACATGCCCAACCACGGAGGAGTTGTCCGATTTACTGAGCGGTTACGAGGTCCACGAGCTCATTTCCCTCAACCAACACGGTGCCCTCTACCGAGCAAATCAGGTCTCGCTGGATCGAGCCGTCACCATCAAGGTGCTGCCCCCTGAAATCGCACAGGCTCCCGACCTTCGCCAAGCCTTTGAAACCGGGGCAAAGAGCATGGCCAAGCTCAAACATCCCAATCTGGTGGACGTGTTCGATTTTGGAATTTCCGGAAACATGCTCTACATCATCATGGAGCACATCCCAGGGAGAACACTGCATGAAACGACCCATGGCAACTATGTGAAGGAACATGAAGCCCTCACCTTGGTCCTCGCCATCTGCAGAGGATTAAGCCTGGCTCATCGCGAAGGGATTGTCCATGGGCGATTGCACCCGTCGAACATCCTGCTCGACAACGATGGTCATCCAAAAATTGTCAATTTTGGGTTTTCCAATCTGGATGAGGGGGAACTGGATGAAAGCTTGGCGGCCTACCTCGCCCCCGAACTTGCTTCGGCGGACACGGAGGCCTCGACATCGAGTGACGTCTATTCGCTGGGCATCATGCTCTATACCTTGCTCACCGGCGTTTTTCCACAAAACCCGTATCAACCACCCTCATCGATACAGTCACTTTCCCCCGACATTGATAACATCGTCGCACTGGCAATCCAACCGGACCCCTTGCAACGCTACAACTCGGTATCGGATATGGCAGACGCTCTGGAAACGATTCTGGAAAAAACCACTACGCCCCGAACTCCGCAAATCATTGCCGCGGCTCCCGTTTCACGTCAGCCAGGCTTAGGTGGCCCCCAACTCCGGGCGTCCACCCTTTCTTCCGCCAATAGCTCGAGCAGCTCCGCGCCTCTCATCATAATCCTGGTGGTGGTCGTTGTCATCGCGATCATCGCCATCGCGGTTAATTCATCATCCTCTCCAGAAAAAGAGAACACTCCCGATCCTCAGCCAAACGCTCAACCGGATTTCCTCGACCGTTCGTCCCCATCAGCAGAAAAAAGAAACAAACAAGATCAAAAAACTTCCGAGCTTGGTGAGGATTGGCACAAGCCGGTGAAAAATCGGGACGCCGACACATCACCAGATGAGGGCACAACATCCGCCGAAACGGACATATCTCCAGACAGCGATGCGACACCTGACATCCCCGACCCTCTGGAAGATGAAAAGGCAAAAGATCAACTCGCCGACAAGGAATCGGACAGCCCCGAATCCGAGGACTCAGCCCAAGAAGATCCTGAAGATCAACCGGCACCTCCCGAATTCGACATCGAAGCTTACCTGGTAAAAGCTCGAACCTTCATGCAAGGGCAGGCAAAACGCACCCTCTCCAACTACGATGAGGACCTCAGCAAAAACATCGATAGCTTCGAACGCGATGTCAAACGCGTGCTCAGAAAGCTTGAGCGCAACATCCGTAAACCGATGGAAATCAAGTCGACTGCGGCCTTTGCCGAATTCAGGCAATTGGGACGTATCCCTGAAACAATCGATCTCACCGACATCAAGGAGCTCAAGGCCATCAATCCCATTCACAAAGAGGCACTCGCCAACCAAACAAAAATCGACAACAAATACCTCATCGATTTCACTAAATCACGGATCACTTACTTCCAAGGAATCGACAAGCAAATCGCAGCACTTCGAAAAGAAGGCAATGATGCCTACGCCGAAATGCTCGAAGCAGAAATTGACGTCACCCAGAAAAGCATGGAGCGCTACATCCGCATCCTGAGAGGTCTCGACCCCGACCCTCCGGAAGAAGAAGTGGATGAGGAAGAAGACGGCAAAAAGAAAAAGAAGAAAAAGAAGCAGGAGGAAGACTAGGGTGTGTTTGCAATTCGCCAGAGAAGTCCCATATTCCTCGCGTGCCAGCGAAAAAAAAATCTTCAATCAGCTCTCAATCCAAAGGACAGGCATCCAGGGAGGCCATCCGTATTCACGGGGCCAGGCAGCACAATCTCAAAAACCTGGACCTCGACATCCCCTTGGGACAACTGACGGTCATCACCGGCCCCTCCGGATCAGGTAAATCATCACTCGCCTTCCACACCCTCTATGCCGAAGGACAGCGTCGCTACGTCGAAACGTTCTCCCCCTATGTTCGCCAATTTCTCGATCGCATGGATAAACCGGCGGTCGACCGCATTGACGGCATCCCTCCGGCAATCGCGATTGAACAGAAAAACACAATCCGGTCCACCCGATCCACGGTGGGGACACTGACCGAACTCAACGATTATCTCAAACTTCTGTTCCCCCATCTTGCGACGGCATTTGACCCACACAGCGGGCAGGAAATCAAACCTGACACGACAGACAGTATTGCTGATTACTGCAAAAGCGATCTCGACGGGCAAACCATCATGGTCCTCTTCCCGGTCCGTTTCCCCACAAATACAAAAACCGAAGAACGCCTGACCCTACTGAACCAGCAAGGATACACCCGCATTTTCTATCAAGGCAAAGCACTCCGAACCGATGAAAGCCAAGCTGTCAAGCTAGAGAAAAACTCCACACTTGTCGTTCAGGACCGGGTAAAGGTCACGGCTCGCAACCAAGCCAGATTGCACGAGGCCATCGAAACGGCACTTACCTTGGGTAAAGGGAAAGTCAGTATTGCCAGTGATCAGGCAGAGCGAGCCTTTTCCTCTAACTGGACCAACCCGGAAACCGGGTTCACGCTGCACCCCCCGAGCCCGGCTTTATTTTCGTTTAATTCCCCGCTCGGTGCCTGCCCCCACTGCCGGGGCTTCGGCCGAACCATCGGCATTGACCTTCTCAAAGCGATCCCCGACGAGAGCCTCAGTATCAAGGACGGCTGTGTCAGCCCTTTTACCACAGCCCGGGGGGCCGAATGCCAGCGGGATCTGCTCCAAGCTGCCAAGCTTACCGGCGTGGACATCCACGCTCCTTTTCGGGAGCTCACCGCATCCGAACGCGACTGGCTCCTCTACGGCGAACGGGCTGATGCTCAGGACGCTTGGGAAAATGGAGAGTGGTATGGAGTCAAAGGCTTCTTCGATTGGTGCGAAACCAAGTCCTACAAAATGCATGTCAGGGTGTTTTTATCGCGCTACCGAGCCTACACCACCTGCCCCCAATGCCATGGCAGCCGCCTTCAACCTGAAGCGCTTTGCTTTAAAATCAATGGAACCACCCTTCCGGAACTCTGGCAGATGCCAGTCAACCAACTACTCGCTTGGTGCCAATCAAACCTCAACCTCAAAACTGCCAACAGCTCACTGAAGCACGCCATCCGGGAGGTCACCTCCCGCCTGCAATACTTAAGTGATGTCGGGCTCACCTACCTCACCCTTGACCGACCGGCCAACACACTCTCCGGGGGGGAAATCGAGCGAGTCAACCTCACGACCTGCCTCGGGGCCGCATTGACCAATACCTTGTTTGTCTTGGACGAACCAACCGTCGGACTACATCAGCGGGACATCCATCAGCTGATCCGCGTCATGCACGACCTCAGGGACAAAGGCAACACCGTGGTCGTAGTCGAACATGAAGCCTCCGTGATGCATGCCTGCGACCACCTCATCGACCTTGGCCCTGCGGCGGGAGAACACGGGGGTAGCATCGTGGCCAGCACCCCAGGAAATCAAGTGCGAAAAGCATCCACCGCGAATCGCTACCCGGACTCCACCACACTTCCCTATCTGAATGGCAAACTGAGCCTCCCCGTTCCCTCGCAACGTCGTAAAGCCAAACATTGGCTCAAGCTGAAAGGGGCGAACAAACACAATATCCAGAACTTGGACTGCCAGCTTCCGCTGGGAGTGCTGACCTGCCTGACCGGAGTATCGGGGTCTGGAAAATCCACTCTCGCCCACGATATCCTCTACCTGAATCTGGCAAGAAAACTCGGCATCAACAACAACCAGGAAGCTGCCACGATACGCTCACTCACAGGAAGCCAGCATCTTTCCGATGTAGAGCTCGTGGACCAATCTCCTCTCACCCGCACTCCACGCTCGACCCCCGCCGTGCATGCCGGCGCTTTTGACTCCATCCGCCAGCTTTATACGCTCACCCCGGATGCCATTGCCGAAGAACTCACTCCTGGATTCTTTTCCTTCAATTCCGGTAACGGTCGCTGCCAGCGCTGCCTAGGCAACGGCTACGAAAAAGTGGAAATGCAATTTCTCTCCGACTTGTTCATCACCTGCCCGGAATGCCAAGGCAAACGCTACAGCAACAACACGCTTGAGTTCCGATACCATGGCCGCAACATCGCCGAAACCCTGGAGCTCACGATCACCGAAGCTGTTGCCTGGAGCTCAAACCCCACCCAAGACATCTCCCCCAAAGAGCAAAAGCTACTGAAAAAAATCACCACCAGTCTTCAACCATTAATCGACGTCGGACTGGGATACCTCCGTCTCGGTCAACCACTGAACACACTGTCCGGCGGAGAGTCACAACGCCTCAAACTCTGTAAACTCCTCACATCCGCTGACCGGGCATCTGCCAAGCTCCTCATCCTCGACGAACCAACCACCGGGCTTCATTTCACCGATATCGAAAAACTGCTCGAGGTGTTCCACCGACTCGCCGACGCCGGCCACTCGCTACTCGTCATCGAACATAATCTGGATGTCATTCGAGCAGCCGATTATCTCATCGACCTCGGCCCGGGCCCTGGCGCAGAAGGTGGCCAAATCGTTTTCTCCGGCACACCCGAAGAAATCCTTGGCTCGGATACCGAAACAGCAAGGGCTCTCGAGCCAGCGACAAGCAGCAGCCGAAGCAAAACCAGCGCTGTTCGAAAGCGGAAAGCAAACAACAAGCAACATATCTCCATCCATGGAGCCAGAGAGCACAACCTGAAAAACATCTCGGTGGAAATCCCCCGCGACGAACTCGTTGTAGTCACCGGACTCTCAGGATCGGGAAAATCCACCCTCGCCTTTGACATTATCTTTGCCGAAGGCCAACGGCGATTCCTCGACTCCATGTCCCCCTACGCCCGCCA
This genomic stretch from Oceaniferula marina harbors:
- a CDS encoding M23 family metallopeptidase, coding for MKQRLIHFGVAFLFVAIAVLIAREFLKPAVDTERPIKSLTSHQDADAPLGFPVNDQPAPFDSRFIQLSGFERTLIPKVSRMSQPMGTEHGALTYNAQPFWADNPARGGHHTGDDLNGIGGMNTDLGDPVYAIANGLVIYRGEPSLAWGNTLIIAHRTPEGEVIQSMYAHLDQLHLAYGDVVYQGQTIGTVGTANLNYPAHLHFEIRKSSSSHIGYGYGPSPGTRQNPNETLAKYRGLIEDAFYAAPLQTTLDEQLNQQRIKNLIPTQ
- a CDS encoding serine/threonine protein kinase; translated protein: MTPYPESTCPTTEELSDLLSGYEVHELISLNQHGALYRANQVSLDRAVTIKVLPPEIAQAPDLRQAFETGAKSMAKLKHPNLVDVFDFGISGNMLYIIMEHIPGRTLHETTHGNYVKEHEALTLVLAICRGLSLAHREGIVHGRLHPSNILLDNDGHPKIVNFGFSNLDEGELDESLAAYLAPELASADTEASTSSDVYSLGIMLYTLLTGVFPQNPYQPPSSIQSLSPDIDNIVALAIQPDPLQRYNSVSDMADALETILEKTTTPRTPQIIAAAPVSRQPGLGGPQLRASTLSSANSSSSSAPLIIILVVVVVIAIIAIAVNSSSSPEKENTPDPQPNAQPDFLDRSSPSAEKRNKQDQKTSELGEDWHKPVKNRDADTSPDEGTTSAETDISPDSDATPDIPDPLEDEKAKDQLADKESDSPESEDSAQEDPEDQPAPPEFDIEAYLVKARTFMQGQAKRTLSNYDEDLSKNIDSFERDVKRVLRKLERNIRKPMEIKSTAAFAEFRQLGRIPETIDLTDIKELKAINPIHKEALANQTKIDNKYLIDFTKSRITYFQGIDKQIAALRKEGNDAYAEMLEAEIDVTQKSMERYIRILRGLDPDPPEEEVDEEEDGKKKKKKKKQEED
- the uvrA gene encoding excinuclease ABC subunit UvrA translates to MPAKKKSSISSQSKGQASREAIRIHGARQHNLKNLDLDIPLGQLTVITGPSGSGKSSLAFHTLYAEGQRRYVETFSPYVRQFLDRMDKPAVDRIDGIPPAIAIEQKNTIRSTRSTVGTLTELNDYLKLLFPHLATAFDPHSGQEIKPDTTDSIADYCKSDLDGQTIMVLFPVRFPTNTKTEERLTLLNQQGYTRIFYQGKALRTDESQAVKLEKNSTLVVQDRVKVTARNQARLHEAIETALTLGKGKVSIASDQAERAFSSNWTNPETGFTLHPPSPALFSFNSPLGACPHCRGFGRTIGIDLLKAIPDESLSIKDGCVSPFTTARGAECQRDLLQAAKLTGVDIHAPFRELTASERDWLLYGERADAQDAWENGEWYGVKGFFDWCETKSYKMHVRVFLSRYRAYTTCPQCHGSRLQPEALCFKINGTTLPELWQMPVNQLLAWCQSNLNLKTANSSLKHAIREVTSRLQYLSDVGLTYLTLDRPANTLSGGEIERVNLTTCLGAALTNTLFVLDEPTVGLHQRDIHQLIRVMHDLRDKGNTVVVVEHEASVMHACDHLIDLGPAAGEHGGSIVASTPGNQVRKASTANRYPDSTTLPYLNGKLSLPVPSQRRKAKHWLKLKGANKHNIQNLDCQLPLGVLTCLTGVSGSGKSTLAHDILYLNLARKLGINNNQEAATIRSLTGSQHLSDVELVDQSPLTRTPRSTPAVHAGAFDSIRQLYTLTPDAIAEELTPGFFSFNSGNGRCQRCLGNGYEKVEMQFLSDLFITCPECQGKRYSNNTLEFRYHGRNIAETLELTITEAVAWSSNPTQDISPKEQKLLKKITTSLQPLIDVGLGYLRLGQPLNTLSGGESQRLKLCKLLTSADRASAKLLILDEPTTGLHFTDIEKLLEVFHRLADAGHSLLVIEHNLDVIRAADYLIDLGPGPGAEGGQIVFSGTPEEILGSDTETARALEPATSSSRSKTSAVRKRKANNKQHISIHGAREHNLKNISVEIPRDELVVVTGLSGSGKSTLAFDIIFAEGQRRFLDSMSPYARQFAGQLEKPDIDSIHGLPPTVAIEQRVSRGGGKSTTGTVTEIYHFLRLLYAKLGTQHCPVSGEPVVSQTVDAIEQQVQKLRKQHSKLKLLAPLVRARKGFHTDVAAAAARRGIDLLLVDGELMETEGFEPLARFKPHDIFAVCESVDQALQLGKGTFSIQLNSRRKKLETFSTQRVSPTTGQSFEELDPHHFSFNSHRGWCPHCRGYGSIAAGSSKSSKRRNKNPYNSELEAEIHETLGNTDSSSRRPCPECRGARLRESSRHVLIQNTPIQDINQLSIVDAIKTLKQWTFSGREKLIARDILPEIIQRLEFLDHVGLGYLQLDRSADTLSGGESQRIRLAAQLGSNLRGVLYVLDEPTIGLHPRDNVKLLDTLEALRQRGNSLIVVEHDETTINRASQLIELGPGAGVLGGKIIPPRPQVSSKNPDYPRRPLPAASDTKAWLRLEGCRANNLQNISAKFPIGRLSVLTGVSGCGKSSLMRGCLSLAANKKTNKNKPYTSASGFKHIKHCFEVDQTPIGKTSRSCPATYVKLLDAIRQLFAQLPDARARGFTASRFSFNNKEGQCPECKGNGRIKLEMDFLPTTWVPCEACREMRYNPATLEVRYQGKNIGDVLRMSIRQASEFFAAQPKLHRTLSLLNDTGLGYLQLGQPSPTLSGGEAQRIKLVSELTKGRKSVTKAALQQNNLYLIEEPSIGLHQQDVEKLIEVLHRLADEGHTVVVIEHHTSIMAEADFMIDIGPEAGAGGGKIVTQGTPEHVAKSKRSRTAPFLRDEFKTVTA
- a CDS encoding protein kinase domain-containing protein, whose amino-acid sequence is MSSDPSPSDFTPPTIEEISKLLPAYEVLSFIAKGGMGAVYLANQKSLDRPVAIKILPRHFGEDAEFRASFEAEAKSMAKLNHPNLIGIYDFGQVDGMLYIIMEMVQGKSLYHSAYGKTIDSAEAARIVRDICRGLSNAHKHGILHRDIKPANILLDPSASPKIGDFGLARPVGEHEKDSAFGTPGYTAPEVLHNPQAVDESTDIYAVGILLYELLTSELPERAYSPVATRCHCNPKFDQIIRKAIHPTPALRFRSAEAMADALEPLTKEDKTNNPLLTANQPAGSAGGPKSLVTATTSNAPLQTQSGSSAPTGNGPATPMPQVKVGSNVPFIRNIIIIIALLAAIVVAWEGLKQVKIHRANKQAKLEQKKEEEKLEKERQRKELAAARAKARADAAAQAAKAAQKTPLPPVKVETPREALSRLRPQLIQGNFNALPKGSLRRDTSSYFFVSEKMTWHAARAFCEFHGGHLATTPAQSDLAWLCSQLGSGDSIWLGAGCAGRKQWTWIDGSPWTFNTRSSSNSVGVTVDDTEVLMPVRMDETRSFFIEWNKQSQQSATIESQLKRCADSIPSGSPEFPAGTVTYDGRNYLLVGEPGNWTNARRLAQLAGGVLAVPSNADENQWLLSFAAKSVRADEACWIGGFRSSGKTWQWATGEPWSFAHWAPGAPDTDTSYDAACGVTRDEQWQDFPADTEHPFFLIEWSQDNQGHKAVKTNVQPTSGLAPKQKKCAVLIETIKKKYEKLFTSNIKGYEADLRSFQRSLPKSQQTAYTAGILEMQSRYVNNRIPDDLSRINMPAKLQKILDSRLAKQTRHSSDYYNETETIREKYRISLFKTAEELKAKGLTSSLREVEKELENTKTKGTSFVDYILESS